The Rhabdothermincola salaria genomic interval ATGGCGAGCTCGAGCCGGTGGTGGCCAGCTTCCCGCGCTCGTCGACCGAGGTGCAGATCACCAAGTTCGGGCTCTCCCGCCTGGTGCGCCTCCACGATCGGGACAGCGATGTGGCGATGACCCTGCACGGCACGGCCGCGCCCTTCCTGGCACAGTCGAAGCCGGACGCCGTCGTGTTGCACCTGTTGGCCGCCTCCGAGTGATCCGGGGCTCAGGGCGACCCGAGCAGCGGCGCGGCGCCTCGCAGGGCCCAGCCGGCCGCACCTGGTCACGACCGCCCGACCGGCACCCGGCCGCGACGGAGGGTTCAGGCTGACCCGGCGACCGCGGCTCCCGGGTCCAACGTGGTGGCGCGGGCGGCACCGGCGACCTCCGGGTGCCCGGAGCCGTGTCGGTGAGGGGCTCCCAGCGGGATCCGCAAGCTCGAGCGGCCTCGGTCCCAGGCGGTTCGGAGGTGCTCGGCCAGCCGGCGCTCGACGAGGTCGAGCGCGGCGGCGCCGAAGACGATCTCGGCACCGCAGCCGGGGTCCTGGGCGAGGAGGCCCCCCACGAGGTGGTTGCGGGCCAGGGGCCCGTGGTGGTCGTCGGCCTGGACGTGCACGTCGAAGAAGCGTCGGGCCTCGGGTCCGAGGGCCAGACGGTCGCACAGCTCGGCGTAGCGGCCCATGGGCCCGACCGACGTCATCTCGAACAGGGCCAGGTGCCCGGCGAGGGCGGGGACGAGCCGGCGGGCCGAACCCAGGTGCGAGATCAGGTTGGTCGTGGCCAGGGTGACCGCGGGGACGTGGTCGACCCAGGCCCCGTAGGCGTCGTCGAGGCCGGCGGAGCGCAGGGTGGCGGCGAAGAGGTCGGCGTGTGCCTGCCCGGGCCGCCCCTCCCCGTACTCGTCGCTCTGGATCTCGACCATGGCCGCCTTGGGCAGCCCGGCCAGCCGGGGCAACCCCCAGCTGTGGGGGTCGGCCTCTTTGGACTGGTAGGGGGCCCGGTGGGCCAGGAACTCGAGGAACCAGTCGAGGCGTTCGGCGGCCAGCAGGTGGGCCGACAGGGAGGGGCCGTCGCCGCCGCTGGTGAGCTCGTCGAGGTAGCGCAGCGGATCGGTGCCGGCCGCGGCGGTGAGCTCCCGCAGGGCCCCTTCGATCTGTCCGCCGAGGTCGCGCCGGAGCTCGAAGGTCGTGGTGCTCTCCTCCCACCCCGGGTGCACGCCGGCGAAGCCCCGGTAGGACAGCTCCCAGCAGCAGTAGAGGGCGAGCTGCAGGTCATCGTCGCTCAGAGGGTCGTCGACCGCGAGCGAGGGGAGCGGGGGGAGCGCGCCGTTCGGTGGGTGGCCCAGCCAGAGCTCGAACAGCGAGGCGGTGAGCGGTCCGCGGGGCGCAGGCAAGCGGGCCGGTCGGGCCGGGGCCGACGGTCGCGTCGGGTCCGACAGAGCTGAGGGGAGATGGGCGTCCGCCACGAGGCCTCCTGGGAGTGGCACGCCGCTCTCCTACCCCGGCTCGGACGTCGGGGGACCTGGGTGCAGGCGGTGCGTCGGACGGGTCCGATCGATGCCCTCGATCGCGGATGTGACCAAAGGCCCCACAGATCGTGTGTAGGCCGCCACGGATCGTGTCGATACCTCAGGTACACCACGGGCCGCAAGGGCCCGGGACACGAAGTCCGAATCCCGCCCGAGGAGGCCGGTCATGGCTGCTCCCACAACCACCACCACCACGAAGCGCTCACCGCACCGCCGCACCGTCCGCACCGCCGCTGCTGCGGCCGGCGTGGCCCTGCTGCTCGGCCTGGGTGCCGCGTGCACCCCCGAGGCCAACCACGCCGCCAACCTGGTCAACCAGACGAGGGCCTCCAACGGCCTCCCGGCGCTGCAGTTCAACACCATGCTCTACCTGAAGGCTCAGGGCTGGGCCGGGCACATGGCCAGCCAGGGCCGTCTGTCGCACTCGCGGCTGGCCGATGCCAACTGGTCGACCACCTGGACCAAGCTGGGCGAGAACGTCGGTGTGGCCTACAGCATCGAGGGCGTCCACAACGCCTTCATGAACTCGCCGACGCACAAGGCCAACATCGTGGACCGCACCTACAACAAGATCGGCACCGGCGTGCACGTCAGCGCCGACGGGCGGGTCTGGGTCGTCCAGGAGTTCATGCACGAGTGGTGAGCGACTGACCGGCTTCCACCACGACCGCCGCCCCCGTCGAGGGGGCGGCGGTGTCGCGTTCGGGAGAGGTCACTGCACGACGATCTCGCCGGTCATGCCCTCGCCGCTGTGGATGGCGCAGAAGTAGGGATGGGTGCCGGGCTCGTCGAAGGTGACGTCCACGCTCTCGCCCTGGGCGAGATCGTGGTCGAAGTCGTCGGCGGGCTCGTCCCTCGTCCCTGCGGTCACCGTGTGGGTGGTGTCGTCGAGGTTCTCGAAGGTGACGGTGGTGCCCGCCTCCACCTCCAGCGGGTCGGGGCTGAAGATGAAGGTGTCGATGGTGACCTCTGCGACGGTCGTCGCCGAGTCGTCACCGGTGGTGGCGTCGGTGGAGGTGGCGTCATCGGATGCGCACCCACCGAGGCCGATGGCCGCGACCAGGAAGGTCGCGGCCATCGAACGCTTCAGCAGCGGCGTCATCAGCTACCGAACTGGTCGGGCATCTGGGCCACGATCGCCCCGGACAGGGCCTGGGCGGTGGAGGGCATGTGCTGCGCCGCGGTCCGCAGCTCCGGGAACACCTCGGGGCTGCCGGCGACGAGGGCGTCGATGGCGGCGACGAGGGTGTCGATGTGCATCTGCAGGTTCTCGGAGGTGGTCTCGGCGGCGAGCTCGCCGTCGGTGGCGCTGTCGATGAACGCCGCGAACTCGTCCTTGTAGCTGTCGAGCTCGGCCTTGGCCTCGTCGGCGGCAGCCTGGTCGCCACCGGCGGAGGCGGCGGTGTAGTCGACGAACATGGTGATGTGGTCACGCCACAGGGCGAGGAACTGCTCTCCGGCTTCGTCGCCGTAGATGCCGGCGATGGCTTCGGACAGGGCCACCGAGTTGGCGTCGAGGGTCTCGACGGCGGCCGTGGTGGAGGGGGCCTCGAGGCCGTCGCCCACCGCGGTGCTGATGGCGATGCCCGCCAGGTAGACGTGCTCCTGGAGCAGCGCGGTCAGCCCGGCCCGCAGCTCGGCGGCGGGGGCGTCGACCTCACCGTCGAACTCGTCGGGCATCTGGGTCACGATCGCCCCGGACAGGGCCGCAGCCGTGGTGGACATGTGCCCGGCGGCCGTCTGCAGCAGGCCGAAGGCCTCGGGGCTGCCGGCGACGACGGCGTCGATGGCGGCGACGAGGGTGTCGATGTGCATCTGCAGGTTCTCGGAGGTGGTCTCGGCGGCGAGCTCGCCGTCGGTGGCGCTGTCGATGAACGCCGCGAACTCGTCCTTGTAGCTGTCGAGCTCGGCCTTGGCCTCGTCGGCGGCAGCCTGGTCGCCACCGGCGGAGGCGGCGGTGTAGTCGACGAACATGGTGATGTGGTCACGCCACAGGGCGAGGAACTGCTCTCCGGCTTCGTCGCCGTAGATGCCGGCGATGGCTTCGGACAGGGCCACCGAGTTGGCGTCGAGGGTCTCGACGGCGGCCGTGGTGGAGGGGGCCTCGAGGCCGTCGCCCACCGCGGTGCTGATGGCGATGCCCGCCAGGTAGACGTGCTCCTGGAGCAGGTTGGTGAGGGCGCTGCGCAACTCCGACGCACCCGTGTCGATGCCCATGGGCAAGGCGTCCATGTCCATCCCGTCCATCGTGGTGCTGCTCTCGCTGGCCACCGTGGTGGTGGTGCTGGCGGCGTCGTCGCTCTCGCTGGCGCACGCGGCGCCGACCAGGGACAGGGCGGCTGCGACGCCGACGATTCGTAGACCGTTTCGCTTCATGGGGTGATCCTCCGTGTTGGGGGGGGGCTTTGGTCCCACTCCGCGGCCACCGGAGGATCCGGATCACGAGATCGAGCGTGGACCCCGAGAGGTCTCCTGCGGCCTCCTCTGTCCATCGGGGCATCGCCGCAGACCGTCGGCCTTCACGGGCGACGTCGATGCCACGCACCGTCGAGCGGTGCCGTGCCATCGGTCGCGAGGGGCGCCTCCGGATCGGCACTGCCCCGCAGGAGGCAGCTCCAACCTCTTCTAGGTTCGACCGTCGCGGAGCACGCCGGCCACGATGCGCAGCGTCAGCACCGCGGCGACGGCCAGGCCGATGTAGCCCAGGACCTCGTCGAGCACGAGCTCCTTGCCGTCGCCCTCGACGCTCAACAACAGCACCGAGCCGATGCCGAGCGACGCCGCCAGGACCGCCAGAACGGTGCGGTTCACCAGCGAGGTGATCGTGTCGACGTCGCGCTGGTCGTTGAGCAGCGACATGCGCAACGAGAGCCTCCCCTGCGCGGCCTGGCCGAGCAGGTCGTCGATGCGTTGGGGCAGCCGACGCAGGCGCGGGAGCTGGGTGAGCGCCTCGGCCTCGGCCACCCGGCGCAGCGAGCTGACGTCGAGGTCGGGGCCCAGCATGTCCTTGGCCTCGTCCATCGCCGCATCGACCAGCGAGAACGACGGGTCGACGGTGGTGAGCGTGCCCTCCAGGGTCACGAACATCCGGCCGAGCGATGCCATCCAGCGCGGAGGCTGCATGCCGTAGCGGGCGAGCATGGT includes:
- a CDS encoding iron-containing redox enzyme family protein — translated: MPAPRGPLTASLFELWLGHPPNGALPPLPSLAVDDPLSDDDLQLALYCCWELSYRGFAGVHPGWEESTTTFELRRDLGGQIEGALRELTAAAGTDPLRYLDELTSGGDGPSLSAHLLAAERLDWFLEFLAHRAPYQSKEADPHSWGLPRLAGLPKAAMVEIQSDEYGEGRPGQAHADLFAATLRSAGLDDAYGAWVDHVPAVTLATTNLISHLGSARRLVPALAGHLALFEMTSVGPMGRYAELCDRLALGPEARRFFDVHVQADDHHGPLARNHLVGGLLAQDPGCGAEIVFGAAALDLVERRLAEHLRTAWDRGRSSLRIPLGAPHRHGSGHPEVAGAARATTLDPGAAVAGSA
- a CDS encoding CAP domain-containing protein, translating into MAAPTTTTTTKRSPHRRTVRTAAAAAGVALLLGLGAACTPEANHAANLVNQTRASNGLPALQFNTMLYLKAQGWAGHMASQGRLSHSRLADANWSTTWTKLGENVGVAYSIEGVHNAFMNSPTHKANIVDRTYNKIGTGVHVSADGRVWVVQEFMHEW
- a CDS encoding cupredoxin domain-containing protein, translating into MTPLLKRSMAATFLVAAIGLGGCASDDATSTDATTGDDSATTVAEVTIDTFIFSPDPLEVEAGTTVTFENLDDTTHTVTAGTRDEPADDFDHDLAQGESVDVTFDEPGTHPYFCAIHSGEGMTGEIVVQ